The genomic stretch TTATTGCTTACAAAATTGCCGCGCATGCAGCAGATCTTGCGAAAGGACATCCAGGTGCTCAAAAACGAGATGATGCACTTTCTAAGGCACGCTTTGAATTTAGGTGGCACGATCAATTTAACCTTTCGTTAGACCCAGAGCGAGCACGTGAATATCACGATGAAACATTGCCTGCCGAAGGTGCTAAAACAGCCCATTTTTGCTCAATGTGTGGACCTAAGTTTTGTTCAATGAGAATATCTCAAGATATTCGAGATATGGCAAAAGACCAAGGTAAAAATGAGTCTGAAGTGATAGAAGAAGGAATGAAGCAAAAGGCAGAGGAATTTACGCAAACAGGGTCCAATATTTACGGCTAAATCTTCTATATAGTGAGAAGTAAGCGAATAGCGCTTACTTCTCACTTGTTTTTACTATGAACTTTCATTAAATACTCTTATTTCCACAGAATATTTCTAACAAAACTTACTCCTTTTCAACATGAATTGAAACTGGACGTTCTTTCCTCGTAGCTACTGTTTCGATTGCAAATTCTGCTTCTTCTTTATGTTTTGCTGCTACATTTTGTCCGAATTTATGTTTGGTGTTTTTATAACCTTTTCGTTTATGATTAAAATGTTTACCACGACCCATCCTTAATTCCTCCTATGTATAGTTTTCCATCTTTATTACTATTGGATAAAAAGGCGATAAATATAACTTTTATTCAAAATAAAATGGAATTTAATGATAAAATAAGATCAAACTTCATTAATATCCATAAAAAGAAAAAAATAAAATTATTTCCTATGGATCTTTTGAACTGATTTCTATAAGTGGGATATATTTTAATGATGTTAAGAAAGTACTTCTTAACTTGAACGTATTAACTAGAATGGAGTGATGAGGTGAAAAAAGAATGGTTAATTATTTTATCGGGGCCGATCATTATTTTAATAACTGTTGGAGTGATTTTAACTATCAATTTATACAAGGATTTTGAAGAAAGCGGGTTTTCAACATGGAGCCACACGTGGATTCCACTCGAATCATTAAGAGATAATGACGCAGTCCATTTGTCATATGGCATGAAATGGAATGGTGTAGGTAGTCCAATTATAAAAGAAATTACAATAATAAAAAGTGATGGCACAGTATTAAATGAGAGTGATAGATTATCAGCTATACCTTATATTTATGTAAGTGGATCTTATGGAAGCTTAGCTGAAAATGAGGAAAGAACAATAGATACCGTATATCAAGAAATTCAAGATTATCAACCTGATAAAGAAAGTTTTGTATTGACATATATACTAAGTATGGAGGAATTTGATCAATCTTACAAGACGACTGAAATTAAGCAGCTGAAAATAAAATATAAGCTTTTTGGTATAGAGCGTGTTCAGTTCATTGATTTTGATGGTTTTTTTAGGGAAATTGATTATTGGTAGATTAGGTATTCGATAAAAATAGAGGGGATAATAGTATCCCCTTCATATTATGTCTTATAGTATGATGTCATAGTTTTTTAGATGAATAGTAAGAGATTAGCCAGTTATGTTATCGACAATCAACTGAACGTGAAAGCCCATTTTGACTTGCAGCTCGAATATATCGTTTAGACGATTTCATCTACAACATACTCAGGCTTCTTCGCACCATCAGTCTCTAATTGACGTACAATATTTCTGTAATCTCTAATGGGAAGGTTTCCATGCAAGTAGATTTGTCTTGCGAAATCAAGCAATTCATTACTATCAATAGGTTCATATTTCCTTTGAGAAATAAAGTGGTTGCGCAATTCTTGAACATTCATGAGAACCCCTCCAATTAATATAATTTATTTATATGGTATCACGAAAAAGTACTCTTTTAAAAAATTTTAAATATTGAGAATTCCGACAATTACTTACATTTATTTTATTTTTTCTAATTGGTTTTTTTTACATAGATTGTTTGCTTTAAGTACAAAAATATGTGCATAAATATTTACAATATTAGCTGTCATTCCTTGTTGAATATGGTGTTAACTGCAAACCTTTTCTTACTGTTAATTTATTTCAAAAGCAATACAGTTTAAGAAAAGTGTTTCTGTCGTTTTTCATAGACATTATGCGTATACAACTAGTTTTCAATAAAAATCAACTCAAACTTTACTAATAGTGACTAAATGAAACACATTGAAAAAAACTTCTTGTGTCACGATATAGTGTAGTATAATTATTTATTCTGTTATTTATATAGAATTTTTTATTAGGAGAAATTAGATGAGTAAGCATGAACGTCAAATGATAATTATCGGGTTAATATTAGCAATACTTTTTCTATACTTTTTAAATCCGGTGACTAATTCTAACCCATCTGCTCCAACTGCTAATAAAGGAGTTATCGACCTTACCAATTGGAACTTTAAGAAGGATGGCTTGGTTAGTCTTAATGGGAATTGGGGATTTTATGAAGATGAACTATTACAACCTGCTATTTTAGATAAGAACGAATTTAGTAATAGCTTTCAAAATGTCCCGAATGTTGGTAATCAAGTACGAGATACGAGTGTAATAAATATAGATGGTTTTGCTACATATCGACTAAAGGTATTATTAAACGATAAACATACTGACCAACTTTTCGGACTTAAAATTAATGATATACGCATGTCACATAAGTTGTTTATTAACGGTTATTTAGTCGGACAGAGTGGGGAGCCTACCAACAATGTAGAGACGCAACAAATCGGTAATATTCCTTATGTAAAGTATTTCCCGCTAAGTCAATCCTCTTTTGAAATAGTCATACAAGTATCTAAATATGATTATTATGATGGGGGTATTATTGACGATATAGAATTTGGCCTTCAAGAGGACATATCTAAGTTGCAATTAATCTCTTTTGGTACAGATTTAGCTATTATTTTTGTTTTGTTGTTATTTTGTGTATACCATTTGAGTATTTATTTTATGAAAATGAAAAGTAACAAGTTTTATTTATACAATGGATTATTTTTCTTATGTTTATTAATCTCTTATTCATGTAGAAGTGAGAAGCTTTTTATGTTGTTTTTTCCATCAATTTCAATTGATACGGCCTATAAGATTCAAGATATATCAGCATATAGCGCAATTTTATTCATATTCTTATTCCTCCATGCGTTAGATGCGACCTTACTTTCTAAGAGAGTTATACGTATTGCATGCTCACTCTTAATGGTTTATCCTTTAATAGTTTTGCTGTTTCCTTATGATAAATATACTCATATGGAGATGGTCTTCGTATTTATTAGCGGAGGTTGTTTAAGTTTTATTTTCTTTAAGTTAGTGTGGGTATTTTATAAAAGAAAATATGATGAGGTAGAGAAAAGAGAGCTATTACTATTTTCTAGCATATTTATTTTTCTATTCTTTATGTACTTCGGTACGATTAATTTCTTTGATATTATGGTAGCTTTGACAGGAGAATATATTCAATGGGAACCAATTATAAAAACTCGATCTCAAATTATTTATGATTTAGGGCAATACAGAGAAATAAGTATTGTTATCTTTGTAGCGGTGATGTATATTTTATTAGCTCTTCGATATACACATACTTTTGGCAAGCTTGAAAACTTATCAAATAAGTTAATTTCAATGAACAAAATGAAAGATGAGTTTTTAGCAAAAACTTCTCATGAGTTAAAAACACCATTACACGGGATTATTAATATTTCTTCTTACTTGCTAGATAAAAAAGATCAAATGTCAAATAACGAAAGGAATAATCTTACACTCATTCACGACACCTCAGTTAAGCTATCCAATTTAGTAAATGATCTAATTGATGTCTCCAGACTAAAAAATGGACAATTGCAGTTACACATAGCAACTGTAGATATTCAAGTATCAGCTCAAATCGTGTTTGACGTTCTCGCATTTGAAGTGCAAGGGAAAAATATTGACTTAACAAATAATCTCCACGATTATCCGTTAGTAGAAGCTGATGAAAATCGTTTACGCCAAATCTTGTATAACTTAATTCATAACGCGATAAAGCACACAGAGCGTGGGGAAATTACTGTTTATTCTCAAAAAATAGAAGAAACTTTATACATATATGTAGAGGATACGGGAGTAGGAATCCCAGATGGAAAAAGAGAAGAGATATTTAGATATTACGAACAATTAGATCAATTTATGCAAGTTGATAGCTATCAAAGTATGGGTTTAGGGTTGTATATTAGTCGGCAATTAGTAGAAAAGATGAATGGGAATATTTGGGTTGATTGGACTGAAGTTGGTATAGGGTCTAGATTTTGTTTTACCCTACCGATTGCCCAAAATTCGAAGCTAGTCGAAGAAGTGGCATCAAAAACAACTACATTTACATATATACAAAATGAGGATTTACAAAACGATAACGACAGTACTTCTAATTCTGATCAAACAATCCTCATCGTAGATGACGAACGCGCCAATATTCAAGTACTTCAAAATATGTTATCAAAGCAACATTTTAAAGTAATAATTTCATTTTCAGCGAAAGATGCTTTAAGTAAACTCAATGAACATCCCCATATTGACCTTGTTATAACTGATGTAATGATGCCACAAATGTCGGGAATTGAGCTTTGTCAAAAAATAAGAGAGTCAAAATCATTCATAACATTACCTGTGTTGTTAGCAACAGTGAAAGATATGCCAGAAGACATCGCTCTTGGATTTAGCGCTGGAGCGAACGATTATATTACGAAACCCTTTGACTCCAACACAATATTAGCGAGAATTCAAACATTGCTTGCTATGAAAACATCGATGGAGGATGCTTTCAACAATGAATTAGCTTTTTTACAAGCACAAATAAAGCCACACTTTTTACATAATGCTCTTAGCACAATTGCATCTCTATGTTATACAAATGTTGATGATGCTATTCGGCTGCTCAAAATGTTAAACCAATATTTACGTATCATTTACAACACAACTCCTCAAACGATGTTTATACCACTAGAGCAAGAATTACAGTTAATAGAGGCTTTCGTGGAAATTGAAAGAGTTAGGTTTAAGTGGCTTAACTTTTCAGCGACCATAGATGATGGGTTAGATGGAATCTATATTCCTGCATTATGTATACAGCCTTTTGTTGAAAATGCGATTAGACATGGAGTATTTAATAAAAAAGGGGAAGGAAACGTTTCATTATCAATTACAAACCGTAAAACATCTATACTTATTATTATAGAAGATGACGGAGTGGGATTGTCCGAGGAAGCATTAAAGCAGTTTAAAAATGGAGAGCTGAAAAATGCAGGGATAGGTATGACGAACATAAGAAGAAGATTAGCATCTTTGAATGAAGCGCATATACAAGTTGACTCAAAAACAAACTGCGGAACTAAGATTACATTGGAATTACGAAAAAGGGTCAAGGGCGACTTGTATGATACTGAATTGGAGGGGTTGTAATGCTTAAAGTTATGATTGTAGAAGATGAACAACCAACGTTAGATTTGATGAATTTGTTAATAAGTCAACAACCTCAATTAACTGTTGCTGGAAGCTATACAAGTCCAATAAAAGCATTGGAAATGTTCGCTGTCATTCGACCTGATGTAGTTTTTCTTGATGTAGAAATGCCGGAAATGAATGGCATCCAATTGGCAGAAAAAATAGTACAAATCGATCAAAATATTCAAATTGTATTTACAACAGCATATGAGCAATATGCTGTTCAGGCATTTAAAGTTTATGCAGTTGACTACCTTGTAAAATTTGTTACTTCTGAAGATGTTAATAGAGTGACTTCCCGTTTACTAAAAAATCATTTGGACAAAACAAAACTAGCACAAATAAACTTAAAAACGAAGACATCAATACAATGTTTAGGGAAATTTGAAGTAAGAGGTGAAGATGGAACAGTTGTAAAATGGCCCACAAGGAAAACAGAAGAGCTATTTGCGTATTTCCTCGTCCATCCAAACCAAGTCATTAATAAGTGGAAATTGATGGACATGTTTTGGACGAAAAACGCAACTGTAAATCTCCACACGACTATTTCTAGAATGAAAAAAGTGTTGAAGGAAAATAATATGAAGTTACAAATTCGTAACTTAAACGACGGTTATATACTGGATGTCGAAACAAAATTCTGTGATCTACTAACTTTTAAAGCGTATTTTGCGCACAATGACAAGGTAAATAAAGATAATCTTAAAATTAGTGAAAGAACCTTTCAAGTATATAAAGGGAATTTATTTGAAATGAAAGATTATTTATGGGTTTTAGGGGTTGAAGAAGAGCTGACAGTGATGTACGAAAAACTAACACGTGAATTAGCAAATTATTTTATTAAAGAAGGGAATATTAATCGCTCAGAAGAAGTTGTGAAAACATTTTTAACTTTATACCCTCTGCATGAAGAAATGACTATATTTCTTCTAAATATATATGCTAGCCATCGTATTTATGAAAAAAGGTTAAAAGAATACTATAAAAACTATGTCAAGTTATTAAGGGAAGAGCTCGGAGTCGAGCCTTCAAATGAAGTAAAACAGTTCATCACAAACTAAACATAACTGAGCCAAGAGTATTGTTTGAAATCTAATTATCAAACAGTACTCTTTTTTATATTGTTACATTTTATTTTTAAAACAAATATTTTGAGGATTTTTTCCATAATGATATGTCTAAATACTCTTATTCTTTGTAAGAAAATTGTAAGCATCGTTTGTTAATATCTTTTTGAAAGGCTGCTATCGTAAACTTTGTTGCTATTTTTTAACTTATATGGTTGGCATAGTAATCTGAAATAAAAGCTGTAAGAAACTCATGTGTATACATGTTTACTAACAACAAATCATTGCGATAATAACCTTTTGACAAACAGTGATTATAGGGGGAATTTGATGAAGAAGTTAAGTGCTTTACTTGTATTCATGACTGTATTATTACTATTTATGGGATGTTCTAATGAAGAAAAACTATCAGGTGCGAGCGGAGGTTCGACTACACCAACAGAAGATAGCAATACAGAAGAAGTTGAAGAAACTTCAGGAGTTAGTGTAGTTGAAGTTGAGGAAGAAGAAGCTGAAGTAGAAAATGTAAATCTTGAAATTGTACAAGATAACGGTATAGCTTGGGTTGATTCTATAGGTACTATTTGGTTGCATTCTGCAGCAATTTATGAAAACACGGGTGAAGTACCTATTAAGATTGGTGAAACACAAATGAACTTTAAAGACCAGGAGGGAGGGATTTTAGGTACGGCAACGTGGATATATGCAGTACCAAATGTAGTTTTACCTGGTGAAAAAGCATTTGTTTCAGAAAGTGCAATTATTGATGGTATTACTGATGCGAGTCTATACAAAGAAACTACATATAATTTTGAGTTTAACGAAACAACTGAAGATCCTAATTTAATGGAAGTATCAGCAATTAAAGGGCTAAAAGGCGATGAATGGAACCCATATAAAGTAACAGGCATAGTGAAGAATACGAAGGACGAAAAACAAGAAAGTATTAGTGTCGCAGGTGCTTTATATGCAGAGGATGGAAAATTACTAGGTATTTTAAATGATTATATTGATGTTGGTTTAAATCCAGGAAATGAAGCAGGATTTGAATTATTATATCCAGATATTCCAATTGAATTTGCTGATCAAGTAGCTACTATTGAAGTGATGGCGTATGGTTGGAATGATTAAAATATTGCTATTTTGCAGTTAATATTCTTTTTATGGTCTTATTAAAGAAATTGTTGTTTTCGTAATTAAATTAGATAACTGAAAGGGCATTGTAACTGTCATTTTTAAAATAGATTGATGTTGCTAGTATTACACATTTTGATTCTTTCCTACGATAAACACCATTTAATCGAAACCAGACTCATTCTAATAAACTAATCTTATAATTGATCCCCACCCTTACAGGTGGGGTCTTTCAATTTGGTGAAGTAGCTGTGTTTTTAGGTTCGTAGCCTTCAAACAGAAATGAGGCTCTTTTCTCCACACGAATTTCATCACAACACATCTTGCTTCGACATACATTATTAAGGCCAATATTAATTCCTATGGAGGGAATAGCAATGATGATGCATCAAAGAAATAATAGGTACCCATTCCCGCCAGTTTGGCGACCACCTTTTCCACGACCACCATTTTCGCAAGGGCCTTTTGTACCTTTTCAACCTACTAGTCCAATTCCACCAACGACACCATTTGCACCATTTTCAATTTCACCAGGAATTCCTGCCGCACCTGTAACACCGTTTAGGCCAAGACCAAGACCAAGACCAAATCAATTTTCACAAAACACACCTTTTCAGCCGTTTCCAACACCATACCCATTACAACAACCTAATATGCAGCAACCTCAGCCAGGTTTTGGATCAATCATGAATCATTTTAAAAAAGATGACGGTTCTTATGATTATAGTAAGATGATGAATACTGGTGGACAAATTATGGGAGCAGTAAATCAGCTAAATTCGGCTTTTAA from Cytobacillus sp. IB215665 encodes the following:
- a CDS encoding YppF family protein produces the protein MNVQELRNHFISQRKYEPIDSNELLDFARQIYLHGNLPIRDYRNIVRQLETDGAKKPEYVVDEIV
- a CDS encoding response regulator, translated to MLKVMIVEDEQPTLDLMNLLISQQPQLTVAGSYTSPIKALEMFAVIRPDVVFLDVEMPEMNGIQLAEKIVQIDQNIQIVFTTAYEQYAVQAFKVYAVDYLVKFVTSEDVNRVTSRLLKNHLDKTKLAQINLKTKTSIQCLGKFEVRGEDGTVVKWPTRKTEELFAYFLVHPNQVINKWKLMDMFWTKNATVNLHTTISRMKKVLKENNMKLQIRNLNDGYILDVETKFCDLLTFKAYFAHNDKVNKDNLKISERTFQVYKGNLFEMKDYLWVLGVEEELTVMYEKLTRELANYFIKEGNINRSEEVVKTFLTLYPLHEEMTIFLLNIYASHRIYEKRLKEYYKNYVKLLREELGVEPSNEVKQFITN
- a CDS encoding YppG family protein; translation: MMMHQRNNRYPFPPVWRPPFPRPPFSQGPFVPFQPTSPIPPTTPFAPFSISPGIPAAPVTPFRPRPRPRPNQFSQNTPFQPFPTPYPLQQPNMQQPQPGFGSIMNHFKKDDGSYDYSKMMNTGGQIMGAVNQLNSAFKGFSSLINL
- a CDS encoding FxLYD domain-containing protein, with translation MKKLSALLVFMTVLLLFMGCSNEEKLSGASGGSTTPTEDSNTEEVEETSGVSVVEVEEEEAEVENVNLEIVQDNGIAWVDSIGTIWLHSAAIYENTGEVPIKIGETQMNFKDQEGGILGTATWIYAVPNVVLPGEKAFVSESAIIDGITDASLYKETTYNFEFNETTEDPNLMEVSAIKGLKGDEWNPYKVTGIVKNTKDEKQESISVAGALYAEDGKLLGILNDYIDVGLNPGNEAGFELLYPDIPIEFADQVATIEVMAYGWND
- a CDS encoding ATP-binding protein → MSKHERQMIIIGLILAILFLYFLNPVTNSNPSAPTANKGVIDLTNWNFKKDGLVSLNGNWGFYEDELLQPAILDKNEFSNSFQNVPNVGNQVRDTSVINIDGFATYRLKVLLNDKHTDQLFGLKINDIRMSHKLFINGYLVGQSGEPTNNVETQQIGNIPYVKYFPLSQSSFEIVIQVSKYDYYDGGIIDDIEFGLQEDISKLQLISFGTDLAIIFVLLLFCVYHLSIYFMKMKSNKFYLYNGLFFLCLLISYSCRSEKLFMLFFPSISIDTAYKIQDISAYSAILFIFLFLHALDATLLSKRVIRIACSLLMVYPLIVLLFPYDKYTHMEMVFVFISGGCLSFIFFKLVWVFYKRKYDEVEKRELLLFSSIFIFLFFMYFGTINFFDIMVALTGEYIQWEPIIKTRSQIIYDLGQYREISIVIFVAVMYILLALRYTHTFGKLENLSNKLISMNKMKDEFLAKTSHELKTPLHGIINISSYLLDKKDQMSNNERNNLTLIHDTSVKLSNLVNDLIDVSRLKNGQLQLHIATVDIQVSAQIVFDVLAFEVQGKNIDLTNNLHDYPLVEADENRLRQILYNLIHNAIKHTERGEITVYSQKIEETLYIYVEDTGVGIPDGKREEIFRYYEQLDQFMQVDSYQSMGLGLYISRQLVEKMNGNIWVDWTEVGIGSRFCFTLPIAQNSKLVEEVASKTTTFTYIQNEDLQNDNDSTSNSDQTILIVDDERANIQVLQNMLSKQHFKVIISFSAKDALSKLNEHPHIDLVITDVMMPQMSGIELCQKIRESKSFITLPVLLATVKDMPEDIALGFSAGANDYITKPFDSNTILARIQTLLAMKTSMEDAFNNELAFLQAQIKPHFLHNALSTIASLCYTNVDDAIRLLKMLNQYLRIIYNTTPQTMFIPLEQELQLIEAFVEIERVRFKWLNFSATIDDGLDGIYIPALCIQPFVENAIRHGVFNKKGEGNVSLSITNRKTSILIIIEDDGVGLSEEALKQFKNGELKNAGIGMTNIRRRLASLNEAHIQVDSKTNCGTKITLELRKRVKGDLYDTELEGL